In one Mucilaginibacter ginsenosidivorax genomic region, the following are encoded:
- a CDS encoding glycosyltransferase family 4 protein — MEKIRIGIFVEGTFLPSFEGATQRFVALAENLSKANFEVVILHCYRGWSDKNIIKDQNYTTYFIPPDTFYNDTLTIEGIIKSEHLEIILMSNYEMVMQIGYPLKRRIYNLKLIFEVHDISYDYNRSFNPTDEKNEREKRFEYLAFNVADICICFNGYDKARISEILLEFNNNEYDELSKVIEIPFGITHNKTNFVEINLNSKNIIFLGNIYHTPNSIALKDICFKILPEIKNYDLAIRFLIVGDVPDYLAKECQDEHILFLGKIENLENVFKDAILAICPIFYGAGTKVKMLDYCQAGMPILCSSQSLRGIIDNEKDGFDFEVEDDIEKYAVRILKILGSPKRLMEMSVKTKKYTERQSWSNIIRRFNLAIESCTVNKNPEISEDDKILLKQLNPYFLEYYYRLNRFNDIKIEKIYKGGFGMITELTFL; from the coding sequence CGACACAAAGGTTCGTCGCTTTGGCCGAAAATTTATCAAAAGCAAATTTCGAAGTTGTCATATTACATTGTTATAGGGGTTGGTCCGACAAGAATATTATCAAGGATCAAAATTACACGACTTATTTTATTCCTCCAGATACTTTTTATAATGATACTCTTACAATAGAAGGCATAATTAAATCGGAACATTTGGAAATAATTTTAATGAGCAATTATGAAATGGTAATGCAAATTGGCTATCCTTTAAAGCGGCGCATTTACAACTTGAAATTGATTTTTGAGGTTCATGATATTAGCTACGACTATAATAGATCATTTAATCCTACAGATGAAAAAAATGAAAGAGAAAAAAGGTTCGAATATTTAGCTTTTAATGTTGCAGACATATGCATATGTTTTAACGGATACGACAAGGCTAGGATTAGTGAAATTTTACTTGAATTCAATAATAATGAATACGACGAACTAAGTAAAGTAATAGAAATACCCTTTGGAATTACTCATAACAAAACAAATTTTGTGGAGATAAATTTAAATTCAAAGAATATCATATTTCTTGGTAACATATATCACACCCCGAATTCAATTGCTTTGAAAGATATATGCTTCAAAATACTACCGGAAATCAAGAACTATGATTTAGCAATCAGGTTCTTGATTGTGGGTGATGTTCCAGATTATTTAGCTAAAGAGTGTCAGGACGAGCATATTCTTTTTTTAGGCAAAATAGAAAATTTAGAAAATGTATTCAAGGACGCAATTCTGGCGATATGTCCAATTTTTTATGGCGCCGGAACTAAAGTAAAAATGCTGGACTACTGCCAAGCTGGAATGCCTATCTTATGCAGTAGCCAATCTTTACGGGGCATAATAGATAACGAGAAAGACGGATTTGATTTTGAAGTTGAAGACGACATTGAAAAATATGCAGTTAGAATATTAAAAATTTTAGGTTCTCCAAAAAGACTTATGGAAATGTCTGTTAAAACAAAAAAATATACGGAAAGGCAATCCTGGTCTAACATAATAAGACGTTTCAATTTGGCAATAGAATCTTGTACAGTCAATAAAAATCCCGAAATATCTGAAGATGATAAGATTTTACTTAAACAATTGAATCCGTACTTTTTAGAATATTATTATCGATTAAATAGATTTAACGACATAAAAATCGAAAAAATTTATAAGGGTGGTTTTGGAATGATTACTGAATTAACTTTTTTATAA